The Periophthalmus magnuspinnatus isolate fPerMag1 chromosome 19, fPerMag1.2.pri, whole genome shotgun sequence region ctctctctgacccctcctctcagtcctctgacccctctctctctgacccctcctctctgacccctcttctctctcacagtcctctgacccctctctctttgacccctcctctcttctctgtcctctgacccctcctctctgacccctcttctctctcacagtcctctgacccctctctctctgacccctcctctctgacccccctctctctctgacccctcctctcttctctgtcctctgacccctcctctctgacccctcctctcttctctctcacagtcctctgacccctctctgtctgacccctctctctctgacccctcctctcttctctctcacagtcctgacccctctctctctctgacccctcctctctctcagtcctctgacccctctctctctgacccctcctctcttctctgtcctctgacccctcttctctctcacagtcctctgacccctctctctctgacccctcctctctgacccccctctctctctgacccctcctctcttctctgtcctctgacccctcctctctgacccctcctctcttctctctcacagtcctctgacccctctctgtctgacccctctctctctgacccctcctctcttctctctcacagtcctgacccctctctctctctgacccctcctctctctcagtcctctgacccctctctctctgacccctcctctcttctctctcacagtcctctgacccctctctctgacccctcctctctgacccctcctctctgacccctctctctctctctgaccccagGCATCGCGGTGTGTAACATCCCGTCGGCGGCGGTGGAGGAGACGGCCGACTCCGCCCTGTGTCACGTGTTGAACTTGTACAGGAGGAACACGTGGCTGTACCAGGCGCTGAGGGAGGGCACCAGGGTCCAGAGTGTGGAGCAGATCAGGGAGGTGGCATCAGGAGCAGCGCGCATCAGAGGAGAGACGCTCGGACTCATCGGGTTTGGTCAGTACCACATcactgcaggaggaggaggaggaggaggaggaggaggaggaggaggaggaggaggaggaggagggggtggggggggggtggggggggggagggggtgaggagggggagggagggaggagggggagggggggagggggaggaggagggggagggggaggaggaggaggaggaggaggagtagttcATATTTTAGATACTTTCTCACATGTTACAAAGTtgttctcattaaaaacaagaaacctagaggaagaccaaagaggagggggtcagaggatgaagaggagagggtcagaggatgaagaggagggggtcagaggatgaagaggagggggtcagatggagcagaggatgcacaggagagggtcagaggatgaagaggagagggtcagaggatgaagaggagcagaggatgcacaggagagggtcagaggatgaagaggaggggtcagatgatgcagaggaaaATTCAACTATTTACCATGACACAAAAAAGTCTTATTGGCTGATACATTTTCAGCtcttaacaaaacaaactccttCTGCTGTGTCTTTGAGCAACACACTTCTCTCCTCAAGGTCAGTGGCACAGAACCAGAGCCACGTCTGTGTCACTCTGCCCCAGGGCGGCTGTGGCGACAGGAGGAGAGTGAAGTGTGTGAGACGTTCTTCAGacatttgtagtttttgtgattaaaagcccagcgctcctcctcctctttctcctcctcttttctctccttatCAGCCTCTcgcacctgttttttttttttttaatctttaattgtgtttattttctccTCGTTAAACTCGTCCCTCCTCTCAGTCTCGTCTTTATCTCGCGTCCTCAGACTCTGGTCCTAATGTCCCTTTGTCTCCGCCCAAATGAGCTCAGTCCACCTGCGACGCCATTTTAAAGAAAactgagagaaaagagaaacaagaggcctagaggaagaccagggaggagaggggcagaggaagaccacagagaggagagaggggcagaggaagaccagggaggagaggggcagaggaagaccacagagaggagagaggcagaagaAGACCATAGAGGAagaccagggaggagaggggcagaggaagaccacagaggagagaggggcagaggaagaccacagaggagagaggggcagaggaaggccacagaggagaggggcagaggaagaCTGcacactacctgcttgtctccatggagatgctgttgctaatccaggaatattccacaatatggcattaaacttttaacttttgcatgtatttcaagcacaggtgtttttattgctcagaaaaaccttgagaaaaaaaaacaaacacattctgactgtgagcagAATcgcctctccacggatctgacctgtaatgtaGCTTGGCCTGAGGGGGCGTCTCCTGCGGTCTCTGtgtggagataagtttaatgtcgtagtgcggaacattcaaggcaaagtttactgtcttaaaaatgtgaatacagttaattttagttcattttaaacagttattCCTCGTTCACTTTAAGCATTCAGAACGTCccaattactcaccatgatgagtttataagaacatttcacgactttcagaggccagCGCAGTTTGTCGTCACGGTAACGATAACAACTGCTAgcaacaacaccttttaaaaacaTAGCTCTACGTTTTGTCTGGGAACAAAAACGctctgattttatttgtatctATGTATTTCTTCATGTGTGTTTAACCGTCTCGTCCGCTCTGTGTCGCCCCCTGCAGGTCGCGCGGGGCAGGCGGTGGCGGTGCGCGCGAAGGTCTTCGGGTTCAACGTGATTTTCTACGACCCGTATCTCCAGGACGGACTGGAGCGATCCCTCGGCGTCCAGCGAGTTTACACGCTACAAGATCTACTGTACCAGAGCGACTGCGTGTCTCTGCACTGCAACCTGAACGAACACAACCACCACCTGATCAACGACTTCACCATCAAACAGGTgggtcctcctctgcaccaccgcACATCCTCTGCACCACCGCACATCCTCTGCACCACATATCACCTACTGTACTAGAGCGACTGTGTCTGAACGAACACAACCACCACCTGATCAACGACTTCACCATCAAGCAGGTgggtcctcctctgcaccaccgcGCATCCTCTGCACCACCACATCCTCTGCACCACACATCACCTACTGTACTAGAGCGACTGTCTGAACGAACACAACCACCACCTGATCAACGACTTCACCATCAAACAGGTgggtcctcctctgcaccaccgcACATCCTCTGCACCACCACACATCCTCTGCACCACACATCACCTACTGTACTAGAGCGACTATCTGAACGAACACAACCACCACCTGATCAACAACTTCAccatcctcctctgcaccactgcgCATCCTCTGCACCACCACACATCCTCTGCACCACACATCACCTACTGTACTAGAGCGACTATCTGAACGAACACAACCACCACCTGATCAACAACTTCAccatcctcctctgcaccaccgcGCATCCTCTGCACCACCGCACATCCTCTGCAACACCGcacatcctctgcaccatcGCACATCCTCTGCACCACACATCACCTACTGTATTAGAGCGACTGTCTGAACGAACACAACCACCACCTGATCAACGACTTCACCATCAAACAGGTgggtcctcctctgcaccaccacaTCCTCTGCACCACCACACATCCTCTGCACCACACATGACCCACTGCACAAGAACGGCGGTGTGTCTCTGAACGAACACATCCACCACCTGATGAACGACTTCACCATCCTCCTCTGCGCCCTCACTATCAAACACGTGAgtcctcctctgccccatcaAACAGgtcatcctctgcaccatacGACGTGCTGCTGGCTCTGTGCATGATGGCAGCTGCCGTTACATCCCAGTGTAATATAACGTCTGAGTTTTTTGCAGAGTTGCGCTAAAGTTGCTAAATTTTTACAGATCAGACagtgacagggagctgcaggtgggttagaggtcaggggtcagaggtcagggtcaCACAGTGGACGTCactgacatgttaaacacaaatgtgaccaacacttcaccagaggactCTTCTGCGTTTACAAAGGTGCATTATTGTGTGTCAAtgctcttcctctgcaccacaGCCTCAAACAGCTGAACTGTAAACATGTGATAGAGATTGTAGGATTTTCCAGTCGTCTATTTCGTTTCCCTTTTGCTCTGAAGCTTCACCTCCGTCCACATTGAGCCGTTTCCTTTTGTAAATGTGGAAATATTTGAACAGAGACATAAAAACGGGATTAAAACGGTTGACACGTCTTTTGTGGTGAGATTAAACTGATGTCTCTATAAACGCGGTGCCATTTGGAAAAGAGATGAGACGATTTAACGGTCGCACAAAAAcgagcggccattttggatttattatatttaaactggAATAAACCAAAAGCAGCAAGAGGGTGAAAAATCAAACGATTACTTTAATCTGTGGATGAATATGGTGTTTGAGAGAGACACAATGGACAGGTCAAGTGTAGGTTTAACCCACAGACATAGGTCAAATGCACGTTTCTCTacagcacatatgtcaaactcaaggcccgggggccaaatgtggccctccacatcatttcatgtggacCTCGACAGAGTAAagtaaaaggtatgatggtcttaaaatgtaattttatcggGAGATAATCAGTtatacagccacatttttacatctaggctaatgcacatgtaatatttgtaacttgaataagtaataaatacagaaacagttaattaacaagttaaaaaagtagatttattttacatccggccctttgaaggctgctattttgctgatgtggcccccggtgaaaatatttttgacacccctgctctacagggacaataaagtctcAACCTGAACCTtccctgccccctgctggatgCTTGGTGTATTGTCTCTGTTGTATTTCCAGATGCTTCAgagtctgcatttgacccagagacactgaagtatgggtcaaacgcagaggacatgTTTCtttacagggacaataaagtctcAACCTTAACCTTACCTGCCCCCTGGTGGATGTTTGCTGTATTGTTTctctgccccctggtggttgTCTGACGCATTgtcgctgttgtttttccagatGCGTCAGGGTGCATTTCTGGTGAACACAGCCAGGGGGGGCCTCGTGGACGAGAAGGCCCTGGCTCAGGCGCTGAAGGAGGGCAGGATACGAGGAGCGGCGCTGGACGTGCACGAAACCGAACCGTTCACGTGAGTTTAATCAGTAAATAACTAAACTTTTAAacggtctccatggaaacggaaaaaaacaaactgtcagAGTCCTGTATTTGTGCCGTTTGAACTGCACACGCCGCTCTTCTTCTTAGTTGGTTAAAATCCCAAGATGTGATGCTAAAAAGTGagcttcaaaaaacaaaaacatttcagaaacTGCTCAGTGTGTCAGCAGGACGGCCACAAGAGCGGCCGACTCCGCTCTGTTGCCATGggagttcagatttcagtctcaaatgttaaaatggatttaaaatgtgacatgtgaagtgaaataaatactcttaaaacataaaaacacaaatataatcgTAATTAgtaataaatatttttccagTTGGAcgtttaatgatttattttttttaacattagttgttgtttttgtgcagatttgCGCAGGGTCCACTGAAGGACGCCCCAAACCTGATCTGCACCCCCCACACGGCCTGGTACAGTGAACAGGCCTCACTGGAGATGAGAGAAGCAGCAGCCACAGAGATCAGGAGAGCACTCACAGGTATCCTCTGCACCACTggacctcctctgcaccatgtgaccctcctctgctccctctgaccctcctctgcaccactggacctccatctgaccctcctctgcatcatgtGGCAcgcctctgctccctctgacctcctctgcatcatctgaccctcctctgcattATCTGACTGTCCTCTGttccctctgacctcctctgcaccatgtgaccctcctctgccccaTGTGCCCCTCCTCTctaccctctgaccctcctctgcaccatgtgactctcctctgcaccctcctctgatcccctcctctgcatcttctgaccctctcctctgctcctctgaccctctgccctgctcttctgaccctctcctcctctgaccctctcctcctctgaccctctgctcttctgaccctctcctcttcatcttctgaccctctcctcttctgaccctctcctcttctgaccctctcctcctcttcatcctctgaccctctcctcctctgaccctctcctcctcttcatcctctgaccctctgctcttctgaccctctcttctgaccctctgctcctcttcatcctctgaccctctgctcctctgaccccctgctcctctgaccctctcctcctcttcatcctctgaccctctcctcctctgcatcttctgaccctctcctctgctcctctgaccctctgccctgctcttctgaccctctcctcctctgaccctctgctcctctgaccctctgctcttctgaccctctcctcttcatcttctgaccctctcctcttctgaccctctcctcctcttcatcctctgaccctctcctcttctgaccctctcctccttttcatcctctgaccctctcctcctctgaccctctcctcctcttcatcctctgaccctctgctcttctgaccctctcttctgaccctctgctcctcttcatcctctgaccctctgctcctctgaccccctgctcctctgaccctctcctcctcttcatcctctgaccctctgctcttctgaccctctcctcctctgaccccctgctcctctgaccctctgctcttctgaccctctgctcctcttcatcctctgaccctctgaccccctgctcctctgaccctctcctcctcttcatcttctgaccctctgctcctcttcatcctctgaccctctgctcttctgaccctctcctcctcttcatcctctgaccctctcctcttctgaccctctcctccttttcatcctctgaccctctcctcctctgaccctctcctcctctgaccccctgctcctctgaccctctcctcttctgaccctctcctcctcttcatcctctgaccctctcctcctctgaccctctcctcttctgaccctctcctcctcttcatcctctgaccctctgctcttctgaccctctcttctgaccctctgctcctcttcatcctctgaccctctgctcctctgaccctctcctcctcttcatcctctgaccctctgctcttctgaccctctcctcctctgaccccctgctcttctgaccctctcctcctcttcatcttctgaccctctgctcctcttcatcctctgaccctctcctcctctgaccctctcctcctcttcatcctctgaccctctcctcctctgaccctctcctcctctgaccctctcctcttcatcctctgaccctctcctcctcttcatcctctgaccctctcctcctctgaccctctcctcctcttcatcctctgaccctctcctcctctgaccctctcctcctcttcatcctctgaccctctcctcctctgaccctctcctcctctgaccctctgctcttctgaccctctcctcttctgaccctctcctcctctgaccctctgctccaggTCGGATCCCGGACAGTTTGAGGAATTGTGTAAACAAAGAGTTCTTCATCACTTCTGGACCTTGGGCGATAATGGACCAAACAGGAGTTCACCCTGAGCTCAACGGCGCCGCCTACAGGTGAGGAGGAGTCACTGCAGCCTGAGGACGAGACAAATACTTTATATTTACCATGACATAGTACATCTGACTGGATATGATATGAGCTTAAAAGtatgtagtagaagtagtagtagtagtagttttaggaGGAGTAGTTTTGTAGGagagttgttgtagtagcagcagtagcagtagtacttcaGCTTGTCTTGTAAACAGTAGTGGACAGTGGGAGGTAGTAGTTGTCCAGGTAGttgaagtatttgtagtagtactcAAGCATAAATCCGTTGATAcaatagtagtactagcagtaagTAGCTGATGTAGAAGTAGATGTAGTCGCAGTAGctgtgtagtaatagtagtagtactctaTAGCCAAGATTTGCAAATACAAATCAACAGCAGTAGTTTGTGTAGGAATAGTTATAGTAgcctgtgttgttgttgtacaaatagtagtagtcaaagtagaagtagtagtggtatagTAGCAATTACAGTAGTAGCTGTCACAGTAGTTGAAGTAtttgtagttatagtagtactCGTTAACACAGATACACACCAATACAAATCAGTAGTAATTATAATagtcaaagtagtagtagtagtagtagtagtagtagtagtagtagtagtagtagtagtagtagtagtagtagtagtagtagtagtagtagtagtagtagtagtagtagcagcaactAAACACTTTAATAATTTCCCAGTTGCAGAAAACAGATCTAACTTGTCGTACTCTCCCTGTCGTCGTCTTAACCCCCCGACCCCGAGTCAAACACTAAACTAACCtgcgtgacctttgacccctgtgtCCTCATGCAGCCAGATGAACCAATCAGTGAGCGCAGTGACCTCAGGCCTCCCCCAggacaaaataaatgcataaatgtgTCCTGCAGGTAAATATCAGAGTCAAGAGTTTAATGTGTGGACCTCCTCAGTAGAGCCTCCTccaccactgctcctcctccaccactgctcctcctcttcttctgctcctcctcctcctcctctgctcctactccaccactgctcctcctcctcttcttctgctcctcctcctcctctgctcctcctccaccactgctcctcctctcctccgctcctccgcTTCTTCTGCTcatcctcctttgctcctcctcctcttcctctgctcctcttcctctgctcctcctcctctgcttctgctcctcctccaccactgctactccactgctcctcttcttctgctcctcctcttcttctgctcctcttcctcctcctcctccgctcctcctcttctcctgctcctcctccactgctcctcctcctccgctcctcttcctctgctcttgctcctcctcctcttcttctgctcctcctcctctgctcctcctcctctgctcctcctcctctgctcctcctcctctgctcctcctcctctgctcctcctcctctgctcctcctctccttctcctcctccactcctcctcctctgctcctcctatgctcctgttcctcctccgctcctcttcctctgctcctcctcctccgctcctcttcctctgctcctcctactccgctcttcctcctcttctgctcctcttcctctgctcctcttcctctgcttctgctcgtcctcctctgctcctcctccaccactgcTACTCCACTGCTTCTCatccactgctcctcctcctcctctgctcctcttccctgtttttccctgtAAACCTGAGGACACTTTAGAAAAACCTTTGTCCTTTTTCTTTTCTCGACTCATCTGcagtttgcagttttttttattcttaatatTTAAATCAAAAGTGTCTTTGATTTGTGACGTGTTTCAGTTTgaacaaatataataaatataaaaaacgtgtcatttatacctctccccctcctctgtctgtttctcttgttctttttttttattcctatCTCTTTTCTctacccctttctctctccctctccctctcttccttcactTCCTTTCCccttgtttctttctctctctccctccttcctccttttctctctccctgtctctctccctccttctttctccctcttttcctctctcccttcattttccctcctcgtctctctccttctctctctccctccctgtctctcttctctctattcctccgctcccccatctctccctcaccctctctcctctccctctctccttcccctcctcccccctccctcgctccttcccctcctcccccctctctcttctccctctctcttctccctctctccttcccctcctcccccctctctctctctcaccttctctcccctccctctctcctttccctcctcccccctctctctctctctctctctctctctctcaccctctctccttcccctcctcccccctctctcttctccctctctcttctccctctctccttcccctcctcccccctctctctcaccctctctcttctccctctctccttcccctcctcctctccctctctccttcccctcctcctccctctctcctctccctctctccttcccctcctcccccctctctcttctctctctctctctctcagattcCCTCCCGGAGTGGGCGTGGTGGGCGTGTCTCCTGGTTCTCTTCCTGGTTCTGCTCTGGAGGGGCTGGTGCCGTCGGGCGGAGTCCCCGTGTCCCACAGCCTCCCGTCGGGTACTCACCCCTCGCAGACCCCCTCCCCCAACCAGCCGTCGTCCAAGCCCCACGCCGAGCCCCGGGAGC contains the following coding sequences:
- the LOC117386977 gene encoding C-terminal-binding protein 2 — protein: MSLVDKHKVKRQRLDRICEGIRPQIMNGPLHPRPLVALLDGRDCTVEMPILKDLATVAFCDAQSTQEIHEKVLNEAVGAMMYHTITLTREDLEKFKALRIIIRIGSGYDNIDIKAAGELGIAVCNIPSAAVEETADSALCHVLNLYRRNTWLYQALREGTRVQSVEQIREVASGAARIRGETLGLIGFGRAGQAVAVRAKVFGFNVIFYDPYLQDGLERSLGVQRVYTLQDLLYQSDCVSLHCNLNEHNHHLINDFTIKQMRQGAFLVNTARGGLVDEKALAQALKEGRIRGAALDVHETEPFTFAQGPLKDAPNLICTPHTAWYSEQASLEMREAAATEIRRALTGRIPDSLRNCVNKEFFITSGPWAIMDQTGVHPELNGAAYRFPPGVGVVGVSPGSLPGSALEGLVPSGGVPVSHSLPSGTHPSQTPSPNQPSSKPHAEPREHLTEQ